The Bactrocera dorsalis isolate Fly_Bdor chromosome 3, ASM2337382v1, whole genome shotgun sequence genomic interval acatacaaatataaaaggAATGcccgaaatcggttggtcggatcccaagtttcatcaagatacctcaatgtttactcaagttacagcttgcgcgGACGAACGGACGGACTGACAGAAAGTCAAacgatttcaaatttttgtcatcctaatcatttttatatatatgtggcaacaccacaagctttaaaatttattatttcataaatacAACCATGTGCTTTTATTTCGTAAATGCAACCATGCGCATTCTATTCGCTTTTGACTTGTATTCGCTTTAggttagtaaaagaaaataaaaacgccTGTCGGCCCTTTTGCTTTTGGATTCTGAAGAACAAACACGTTTTCTTATTTCGCTCCTAAACTCTATAATTGGTGACCCTTGACGGTAAGTGAGATGTCGCTCAATGATAGCATGGCGGTTACTGCTGGTCCAAGCCACGGGGAATTCAACGCTACAACACCAATTTTTCCACGCATCCCGCTGCCATTGTTGTCAGAAGACAACATTGAGGCTTATTTTTACTCGTTGGATTTTTGGTTCGAGGCCTCTGGCGTAACAACCGACTCggcaaaatttaatatcgtaGCGGTAGCGGTATACCACAGGTAAAGTTAATGGAGTTGCGCTCCATAATAGATGCTGCGCCCACGTCTGCGCGATATCAATTCATTCGTACCAAATTGATAGAAATTTTCACTGAGAGCCAGCAACGCCGCCTACAACGTGTATTGCGCGACATGCCATTGGGCGACCGCCGCCCGAGCGACCTGTTTAACGAAATGAAGCGCGCTGCTGGTTCCGCTCTAAGCGAAAGCATTTTGCATGATTTGTGGGTTAATCGCTTGCCCCCATATGCGCAAGCAGCAATTATAGCAACCAACGTACCTATTGTCGACAAATTAAAAATCGCCGACTCAATAGTGGAGACGATGCAAATGCGTGAAGTTCGTATCCACGAGGTATCCGCATCGAATCATACCACAGACAACGACCTGAGGACCGAAATAGCAGAACTGAAACAGCGTTTTGATAGAGTTACGAGCAGCGAGAAAACACGTGCGCGTTCCAGATCGAAAACACCAGTGCGCCCTCATAACATCAATTCAGGCGAAATGTGCTGGTATCACGCCAAGTTTGGACCAAACGCTAAGAAGTGTCGCCAACCTTGTAAGTTCGCTCAATCTACATCGCCAAATGGCAAACAATAGGGGTGCTCTGCCAGCAGTATCTCAGGGACAGGCAAACGCTCTGAGATGCCTTCGAATTGCCGCCTACGTATACTCGACACATCAACTAATATAACGTTTCTTATCGACTCCGGCGCTGATGTGTCGGTACTTCCGAAGTGTTCGAAATTGGCACGAGTCAACCCATCGGATATGCAATTGTTTGCCGCTAATAGTACACCGATTACGGTTTTTGGAGAAGTCATACTTCGCCTTAACCTCAACTTACGCAGGGATTTTGTTTGGAGCTTTGTGATTGCAGACGTAACCCAAGCAATCATTGGAGCAGATTTTTTATCACATTACGACCTTTTACCTGACCTTAATGGACGATGTCTGCTCGACCGCAAAACAGCAGTTAAATCATTTTGCACAGTATCGCGAATCAATGTATCAAACATTTCAACCATAAGTTCAGCCCGAGATTTTTTAAACTCGCTGCGAGAGTTTAGTGATATAACGCGAGCAGCCGCTCCGGATTCTACAACGAAGTCCACCGTGGTTCACCGGATCATTACAAACGGTCAACCAATTTTTTCTCGGCCAAGACGGCTGTCGCCTGAAAAGCTGACGGCAGCGCGCGCTGAATTCGAGCTGTTGATGAAACTGGGCATAAGTCGGCCATCCAGCAGTAATTGGGCTAGCCCATTACATATGGTGCGAAAGGCCGACGGGTCATGGAGATCGTGTGGAGACTACCGCGCGCTTAACGCGGTAACCGTCCCCGACAAATACCCTCTGCCATTCCTGCACGATTTCAGTAATATTTTTGCtggaaattcaatattttcaaaaatcgatctACGGAAGGCCTTTCACCAGATCCCAATCGATCCcaatgacatttgtaaaactgCCATCACAAATCCGTTTGGATTGTACGAATTCACGCACATGACCTTTGGGTTGCGCAACGCGGCGCAAACATTCCAaagagtcatcaacgaagtttTCCGCGGCATAGATAATGTTTTCACCTACCTGGACGACATATGCGTCGCATCACGCTCCCCAGAAGAACATCGCGCGCATCTTCGTATAGTCTTTCAACGATTACGCCAACACAACTTAACAATAAACATAGCCAAATCAGTGCTTGGTATATCAGAGCTGCATTTCTTAGGGCATTTAATCATGAAGGATGGAATAAAGCCGATGCCTAGCCGTATTGAAGCGATTCGCTTATTCAAACTTCCTACGATTGCAAAGGATCTTAAACGATTCCTAGCTATGATCAATTTTTATAGATCGCTACTTCCAAACCCACTTTCGCACCAAGCACCTCTTTTCAAAATGTGTTCTGGAAATAAGCGCAACGACAAAACGCCACTGAACTGGACGAACGACAACATAAGGCACTTTGAGGCTTGCAAAGAGGACCTCGCTAATTGCGCGCTTCTGGCGCACCCGCTCCCGAACGTTCCTCTTTCATTATGGGTCGACGCATCTGACTACGTTGCAGGCGCCGCTCTACATCAAATTTCCAATGGATCACTTCAACCTTTAGGCTTTTTCCAGCGCCTTTTTACAAAAGCTGAGCAGCGGTACAGTACCTACGATAGAGAGTTAACTCCGATATTTCTCTCCGTCCGTCATTTTCGCTTCATGCTTGAAGGAAGAAATTGCCACGTTTACACCAACCACAAGCCGCTAATCTATGCTTTTCGGCAACGACTAGAAAAGCATCTGATCGTCAGGCACGTCAATTGGATTTTATTGCGCAGATCACGACAGACATTCGTCACGTACCAGGGGTACAAAATGTTACAGCAGATCTGCTGTCTCGAATCCAAGCCATAACAACTGAtccaataaattttgatgaCTTGGCTGAAGATCagaaaaacaacgacgagttaaAGTCATACTTAAATTAGTCATCCGCTTCTACTAACCAGTATTATTATCCCCTCTAGTACTAAGAAAGTCTATTGCGATACTTCAACTGGTCGACTACGCCCGTTCATAACAAAAAGATTCCGACAAACAGTTCTTTGCGCAACACACAACATATCTCACCCAGGCACGAGGGTAACTGCGAAACTGATGACTGAACGCTTCGTATGGCCCGGAATACAGAAAGATAGCCGGGAATTCGCCAAGCAATGCATCCAGTGCCAACGGAACAAAGTCATCCGGCACAACTCTTCACTGTTTCAACGCCGCGCATGCCCCGGACAACGGTTTTCACACCTGCATATCGACATTGTCGGACCCTTCCCACTTTCCGACGGCAACCGCTATTGTCTCACGGTCATCGATCGTTTCACACGTTGGCCCGATGCATTCGCCATCCCAGATATCACCGCAGAAACAGTATCCAAGGCATTAATAAGCTGTTGGATATCGCGATTTGGCGTTCCTGTTGACATAACTTCGGACCTGGGCCGGCAATTTGAAAGTAAAGTTTTCGATCAACTCATGCAATGCCTAGGGATCAGGCATCTACGGACGACGGCTTATCATCCACAGACGAATGGCATGGTCGAACGATGGTACCGAACACTTAAGTCAGCAATATTGTGCCACAATCACAATCAATGGACCTCGTCGCTGCCACTAATCCTGTTGGGGCTTCGTAGTTCTTTTAAGGCCGACATAGGTGCTTGTCCAGCTGAACTAGTTTACGGGACTACCTTGCGTTTGCCTTCTGAGTTTTTCGTGGATAGTGGCCCATCAACTACTGAAGTGGAGACTGTAGCACATTTACGCCGCGTCATGCGAGACTTACGTCCCATAGATACCGCTTGGCATACCAAGCAGAAGTCATTCATACACGCAGACCTTCAAAAATGCGAACAGGTGTTTGTACGAGATCTATCAGTCAAGCCATCATTGTCACCGCCCGTACAAAGTATTGCATCgccattcaaaatattttgccatcgacgtTAATCATTAAGCCGTGAATGTTTCGATTGATCGTTTGAAACCAGCCTACATTGCCGTACCCTCTCTCTAGGAGGGGAGTACTGTGGCAACACCAcaagctttaaaatttattatttcataaatacAACCATGTGCTTTTATTTCGTAAATGCAACCATGCGCATTCTATTCGCTTTTGAATTGTATTCGCTTTAggttagtaaaagaaaataaaaacgccTGTCGGCCCTTTTGCTTTTGGATTCTGAAGAACAAGCACGTTTTCTTATTTCGCTCCTAAACcctatatatataaccctatatatatctcgtttagttttaggtcaTACATACAACCGtgagatgaacaaaactataatactctgtagcaactggttacaagaatataatgaatatattaaaacagcaatgtacaaatttttttctgaaaggtCAGCTTTTGCTTTTCGCTGATCGATAGCAGCGCGAGtatgtgtacactatcatcccaaccagacaccacacaacaaaatattgtaaattggacaaaataaaagattaaagaaaaacgagtaaacattacaaaaaataagacaACAAatagagataaagaacataatgcaaatgtatacaaacatgttttggtccttatgtttgactgtaatgataacccagacattatcgggtaaaccacacaatcatgtttgttggcattcaatagaaaataagattacatttaacaaatattgtatttcataagaaaataataaaaaaaaaacaaagaaatagattaaggAAATTGTAATCGTTTTAGTAGTTACATATATAAGCcgaacataatttgaaaaaggatgagaataaaatataatgtcacaGACATCGtcggcatttttattttttcctccgCTCAAACAACTAAAACTCGCGCACAGCTTCTATTGGCCTTGACGACTATGCTCGAACCAAAACTTTTTGCAATTatgaatttatgaatattaCTAGCTGGAGCAAAAGCTTGCCTTCAGATTCCTCGATTCGAGGAAAGTACTGTTTATCCGTGGATATCATCTCAAATAAGTCTTGACAGTTTTAATGACTACGAGCGACGAGGGAACTGCCACTTTTCTTTCTGTCATAAATTGTCGATTTTGGGAAAAACCATCAATAGCgctgtaaacaaatattttttaacaaatattttatgaattgtaaattttaagtTATGATAAGATTACGAAAAATAATCGTATAACTTGTATGTTATAATCGGCGATCCGAGTAGATGTACTTTTTGACAGATTACGTGTGAgacgtgtcaagctgtcatgttactttggttcagtattgtttggcatttcatcacggaAACACGCGTGAATAACGTTTGCAAATCCTTCAACTTTGTTACGAAAACTCATGTTCTGTAAACGCTTtgtgcttcgctcaacttatggtcaaaatAATCACCCTACTGAGCGtcaatcaattgatttattaaGACACTTTGGAGAGCAgaacatttaatattttggcctggtcgattggccaccaagaccgTTTCGTCTATTTAAATTGAATCAACGTTGTtccttaaattgtttttaaaaacttaatcaTTCTAGATTTCCCTCTTTTCAGGCTTTTTATAATATTCGTATCGTACTTACTATGTCACTGGTGAACAAAAACGTCGCGTTGAAAGATttgtaataaagggtgattttttaagagcttgataactttttttaaaaaaaaaacgcataaaatttgcaaaatctcatcggttctttatttgaaacgttagattggttcatgacatttactttttgaagataatttcatttaaatgttgaccgcggctgcgtcttaggtggtccattcggaaagtccaattttgggcaactttttcgagcatttcggccggaatagcccgaatttcttcggaaatgttgtcttccaaagctggaatagttgctggcttatttctgtagactttagacttgacgtagccccacaaaaaatagtctaaaggcgttaaatcgcaggatcttggtggccaacttacgggtccatttcttgagatgaattgttgtccgaagttttccctcaaaatggccatagaatcgcgagctgtgtggcatgtagcgccatcttgttgaaaccacatgtcaaccaagttcagttcttccatttttggcaacaaaaagtttgttagcatcgaacgatagcgatcgccattcaccgtaacgttgcgtccaacagcatctttgaaaaaatacggtccaatgattccaccagcgtacaaaccacaccaaacagtgcatttttcgggatgcatgggcagttcttgaacggcttctggttgctcttcaccccaaatgcggcaattttgcttatttacgtagccattcaaccagaaatgagcctcatcgctgaacaaaatttgtcgataaaaaaatttcgaaccgaacactgattttggtaataaaattcaatgatttgcaagcgttgctcgttagtaagtctattcatgatgaaatgtcaaagcatactgagcatctttctctttgacaccatgtctgaaatcccacgtgatctgtcaaatactaatgcatgaaaatcctaacctcaaaaaaatcacccgttattaaagAAAAGTTACACAAAATTGTTCTGTAATTGATTGCGACAAActggaataaaaatttaatattattatggaaTATTCGAAACTGCGATCGTGGTGCGATGTGCCAGTTCTACTAAGttctaaaacattttaatacaatatcactattttcattaagatatcacacattttaaccaatattaatggCATAAAGTTAGGAAGTCGGAAGTGACAATATATGGTGTATTGAAGCGAGGAAGAAGGACTGGATTTTTGATTACTTTTCACTTTACTCAAGTATACTCAAGAGCAGTTTCCAAGCAAGATTATGAATGTAATTAATATATAGTCCGACATATTCACGCGGACCTATTGCACCCCTTTTCGGCATTAATAAttaggggtttcacatagtctcataaagttatattttataacGATCCGATAACATAGCGTTCAaagttgtatttgcgtaaacttatttttgtatgcaatccaacaacaaactagtgtaaaaatttatgattttattattttacgatgctttatgacgcgttgtgagtaccccaaatagTATATTCAGTTTCACACCTTCATTTAAATTCATATAACGGAATAAAGTCAattggaagttcaaaaatctttatattgtgTATATTATTGTCTTCGAATTGCGATACGAGTCCATTGACCGCTATTTCTGTAAAAATTGAGTCATTGGCACTCAGGTCCATATATTCGGTGTCTGGTGGTTTGATAAGTTATGATCCCATTTCGActctttgtgtgaaaatttaaatttagtttttaatgtaATTGCTTAGAGTTATGGCGCATTTAGTATTTTCCAACATGACGTTATTTTGTAGCTAGTTACAACACTTTAAAGTATTCGTAATTCAACCGTCTTGTTATCCTCATACACAGAAAGACGACTAACATAATACAATTAATGTAATATTatagataaatattattaactccaaattaaaaaagaaaaatataactgCAAATTTGATAAAGCAAAATGGACTAAAAAATCTCAAGTTAAAGTCAATTCATTTCCGTTTGCAAAAAACAACTAATTTAaagcaacatttttataatttttaatttgtttgatataattttattactaattttatataGTTATtctaaaagaataaataatacttaacaaaatatacattttttttttttttttagttttactttcttttgttcctgtttcgttttattttcatacaattccAGTGGggttttttcaatttcattctcGATTCAGAATTTGGTTTCATACTTTCAATACCCAAATTGAATGTGTTTTGGTTCGGGTTTATACTTCTATTTCCGAAAAtaaagaacatacatatattaacatatattaAAGTGATTTTTTCTCATTTCCTCTCACACTGTGATACATTTGTCAAACTGGAAGCCAACattattatcttttattttatacaatccTTGTTGACCACGCCCTTGTCCTTGTAATAAGGAGCTTTGCGATTTTTCATGTACTTTGTGTAATTAGTTTCAGCTAAATAAGTGTACCTGACCTAAGCTATTTTAACCAGggcacaaaataaacaaaatttacgaCTCtggatataaataaagaaatataacaggttgcaatgaaattaattattccAGTATTCTAATGTTTTTCGAGAAGATTAATATCATATTCAGAGAGACTGAACCGAAAGCACCCAGATCTGCAGCGGAGGGTATAGGCAGATCACGTGCTAACGAAGTGTTTTCCGGACACATTCTAAAGCGAGTTTCGAGTCGCTCGTCGAGATATATCTCAATTTTAGCCTTCTCACAGGTGTGATCACCGAAGCGCACCTTTTCCAGATTCAACCATAGATCACCCTGTGCAATCCTTTCCAAGTTCATCTGCTCAGATGAGGATAATACACTCACAACTCGCTTTATGTTGTCGCAGCAGCAGGCGAGATTGTTCTGGAATTTCTATCGCTCCTCCAAAATGACCAGTTTGTCGACAGTAGAGAAGAGTAGGAGGTGAGGTGAACAGGGACACAGGATACGCATCTATATAGATGGAATCAAACTATATAAGTGAGTGGGATGTGgtgaattttttgcaaattaagaTACTTGAATAGCTTTTCGACTGCaatgcagtgtcttccaagttGATATCAcaggaattaataaaaaaatccgtCTTGTCCTGACAAAGAGTGTGTGCTTTCAAGTGTTAGATAacgttttaataataataataatacccaacggttaccctcctcccgcccaatCGACGctaggggcgcaatccgcgaacgagcggaattagccgagtcataaaaggcaagagagttttaagcgttggatcttaagctgctcagctacagaaacaaaaatttcaacagccaaaattaagaattaaat includes:
- the LOC125777546 gene encoding uncharacterized protein LOC125777546, coding for MELRSIIDAAPTSARYQFIRTKLIEIFTESQQRRLQRVLRDMPLGDRRPSDLFNEMKRAAGSALSESILHDLWVNRLPPYAQAAIIATNVPIVDKLKIADSIVETMQMREVRIHEVSASNHTTDNDLRTEIAELKQRFDRVTSSEKTRARSRSKTPVRPHNINSGEMCWYHAKFGPNAKKCRQPCKFAQSTSPNGKQ